A single Natranaerobius thermophilus JW/NM-WN-LF DNA region contains:
- a CDS encoding molybdopterin-containing oxidoreductase family protein — MVQVYKSTCPLDCWDACSLEVTVDKGEVINIQGDGEHSITRGFICSKGKKHLERTYRDDRLTSPMVKTHEDEWQEITWEKAFELITSKISAIREQDSKRLMYYTDSGHGGLLSSIENYFFNLIGDVTIPVGSLCWSAGMEAQNIDFGMSLSHDYSDVLNSKTILLWGRNPADTAIHQMNYVQKARKTGTRVIAIDPRKTKSARQADEHISIKPGTDGALALAMANHIIKNNLQDNSFIDNHIKGFEEFKELLTSYTIDWAEKETGIDRRKIEELAELYATQKPAAIMIGYGIQRYTNSANTVRAIDALAAITGNIGIAGGGANYANKQAVNYIDDSVFGGDIDRNHRTFPKAKLANFILEENNPPIDMMFITKSNPFLQAPDTNRMYQAFEKVDFKVTIDMFMTDTARQSDLVLPCANFMEKEDLYFTSMGHNYVSYGPKIIEPEYDIKNELDIFTSLADKLNLTEFPEQEAEQWLKQAIKPLEKYKGISLEKLKEKPQRINEPDTIPWADKNFLTPSGKYELYSKKAQEWGLGPIPGYSQPFSTYTDYQNNNMTNYDFYFLTPHHRDSLHSQHFIDRSQDEPGYLYINPEIAAKYRLRENSVIKIASPKGTLSVKIKFDPELRTDTVYMYEGLWIGKGGSVNTLISDALSDAGDQAALYETKIRFVVE, encoded by the coding sequence TTGGTTCAAGTCTACAAAAGTACTTGTCCATTGGATTGCTGGGATGCTTGTAGCTTGGAAGTTACTGTAGATAAAGGTGAAGTAATTAATATACAAGGGGACGGAGAGCACTCAATTACCCGAGGATTTATTTGTTCTAAGGGGAAAAAGCATCTGGAGCGAACATATCGAGATGATAGACTGACTTCACCCATGGTTAAAACCCATGAGGATGAATGGCAGGAAATAACATGGGAGAAAGCCTTTGAATTAATCACATCCAAAATATCAGCTATTCGCGAACAAGATAGTAAACGACTAATGTATTATACTGATTCGGGTCATGGCGGTTTATTAAGCAGTATTGAAAATTATTTTTTTAATTTAATTGGTGATGTCACGATACCTGTAGGAAGTCTTTGCTGGAGTGCTGGTATGGAAGCCCAAAATATAGATTTTGGGATGAGTCTTAGTCATGACTATAGTGATGTACTAAACTCGAAAACCATTCTCCTATGGGGCAGAAACCCTGCAGATACGGCTATACATCAGATGAATTATGTACAAAAAGCGAGAAAAACAGGAACAAGGGTTATAGCCATAGATCCGAGAAAAACAAAGAGCGCCAGGCAAGCCGATGAGCATATTTCTATTAAACCCGGTACTGACGGTGCCCTGGCACTAGCTATGGCCAACCATATTATTAAAAATAACCTTCAGGATAACTCTTTTATAGACAATCATATTAAAGGTTTTGAAGAGTTTAAGGAGTTGCTCACTTCTTATACAATTGATTGGGCTGAAAAGGAAACGGGTATAGACAGGAGAAAAATTGAGGAATTAGCAGAATTATATGCTACACAAAAGCCAGCTGCAATTATGATTGGATACGGTATACAACGCTATACAAATAGTGCCAATACTGTAAGAGCAATTGATGCCTTGGCTGCAATTACAGGTAATATTGGAATTGCCGGTGGTGGTGCAAATTATGCCAATAAACAGGCAGTTAATTATATAGATGATTCAGTATTTGGTGGAGATATTGATAGGAACCATAGAACATTTCCTAAAGCCAAGTTAGCTAACTTTATTTTAGAGGAAAATAATCCACCTATAGATATGATGTTTATTACCAAATCTAACCCTTTTCTACAAGCTCCCGATACCAATAGAATGTATCAGGCCTTTGAAAAGGTAGACTTTAAGGTAACTATAGATATGTTTATGACAGATACAGCCAGACAGTCTGATTTAGTTTTGCCTTGCGCTAATTTCATGGAAAAAGAAGATTTGTATTTTACTTCAATGGGACACAATTATGTTTCTTATGGTCCTAAAATAATTGAACCTGAATACGATATTAAAAACGAACTTGACATTTTCACAAGCTTGGCAGATAAACTTAATTTAACTGAATTTCCTGAACAGGAGGCTGAGCAGTGGTTAAAGCAAGCTATCAAACCCTTGGAAAAGTATAAAGGAATTAGCTTGGAAAAGTTAAAAGAAAAGCCCCAACGGATTAATGAGCCGGATACAATACCATGGGCTGATAAAAACTTTTTAACACCTAGTGGAAAATATGAACTTTACTCTAAAAAGGCCCAAGAATGGGGATTGGGTCCAATACCCGGATATTCACAACCCTTTTCAACTTACACTGATTATCAAAACAACAATATGACGAATTATGATTTTTACTTTTTAACACCACATCATAGAGATTCGTTGCATTCCCAGCACTTTATCGACAGAAGCCAAGATGAACCAGGTTATTTATATATCAATCCCGAAATAGCTGCTAAGTATCGACTAAGAGAAAACTCAGTTATAAAGATCGCTTCTCCTAAAGGCACCTTATCTGTAAAAATAAAATTTGATCCAGAGCTAAGAACAGATACGGTTTATATGTATGAGGGCTTATGGATCGGAAAAGGTGGCAGTGTAAATACTTTGATATCCGATGCTCTTTCAGATGCCGGGGACCAAGCAGCTCTATATGAAACAAAAATCAGATTTGTAGTTGAGTAA